From the genome of Colias croceus chromosome 9, ilColCroc2.1, one region includes:
- the LOC123694697 gene encoding 60S ribosomal protein L18 has protein sequence MGVDINHKHDRKVRRTEVKSKDVYLRLLVKLYRYLARRTDAKFNQIVLRRLFMSRINRAPISLSRLARHMKKPTREGLIAVVVGTVTNDVRLYKVPKLTVAALHVTEKARARILAAGGEILTFDQLALRAPTGRKTVLVQGQRNAREAVRHFGPAPGAPRSHTKPYVRTKGHERARPHRRSNV, from the exons ATG GGTGTCGACATCAATCATAAACACGACAGGAAAGTTCGGCGCACCGAAGTTAAATCTAAGGATGTGTATCTTAGGTTGCTCGTGAAG CTATACAGATACTTGGCCAGACGTACCGATGCCAAGTTCAATCAGATCGTATTGAGGAGGTTGTTCATGAGCCGTATTAACCGTGCGCCAATCTCTCTGTCGCGACTGGCTCGTCACATGAAGAAGCCCACTCGCGAAGGTTTGATCGCAGTGGTCGTCGGCACCGTGACCAACGATGTGAGGCTGTACAAGGTCCCCAAACTAACAGTAGCTGCTCTCCATGTGACTGAGAAAGCGCGTGCACGTATCTTGGCTGCTGGAG GTGAGATCCTAACATTCGATCAACTGGCCCTCCGTGCGCCCACCGGCCGCAAGACAGTCCTCGTCCAAGGCCAGAGGAACGCCCGTGAAGCGGTCCGTCACTTCGGCCCAGCGCCAGGCGCACCACGCTCACACACCAAGCCCTATGTGCGTACAAAGGGACATGAACGCGCGAGACCACACCGTCGTTCAAATgtgtaa